A DNA window from Candidatus Latescibacterota bacterium contains the following coding sequences:
- the trpCF gene encoding bifunctional indole-3-glycerol-phosphate synthase TrpC/phosphoribosylanthranilate isomerase TrpF, with amino-acid sequence MSVSVLQTILAAKREEVAAAKRERPLASFAGELAPSDRDFRAALAAPGRRHVFEVKKASPSRGAIRPDLDLGELLRIYERHADCISVLTDARWFGGSGEDLRRARALTTRPLLRKDFVVDPYQIAEARWLGADAVLLIVAALAQSQLEELQAAARSLEMAALVEVHDEAELDRALAAGADLVGINNRDLNTLSTDLAVTERLAPRIPAGVVRISESGVEHHADLRRLAPLVDGFLVGSSILAARDMAAQVKQLVYGRVKICGITRRADAQAALDAGASWLGFIFHAASPRVVDPEALEDIVRGLPGTKVGVFVDHPLDAIVALARRGCLHGLQLHGGYGEPDILWLKGRLPEVFVVRALPVGDGPVVLPESAADYLLLDSKAPGLHGGTGRRFDYRLLEPLLADPAARFHERVILAGGLNPDNVAEAAALEPFALDLSSGVESSPGEKDREKLRALFDALREGALR; translated from the coding sequence ATGAGCGTCTCCGTGCTGCAGACGATCCTCGCCGCCAAGCGCGAAGAGGTCGCCGCGGCGAAGCGGGAGCGTCCGCTGGCGAGCTTCGCGGGCGAGCTCGCACCTTCGGACCGCGACTTCCGCGCGGCGCTGGCCGCGCCGGGACGTCGCCATGTGTTCGAGGTGAAGAAGGCGAGTCCGAGCCGCGGGGCGATCCGTCCCGACCTGGATCTCGGCGAGCTGCTGCGCATCTACGAGCGCCACGCCGACTGCATCAGCGTGCTCACCGACGCGCGCTGGTTCGGCGGCAGCGGCGAAGACCTGCGCCGCGCCCGCGCGCTCACCACGCGGCCGCTGCTGCGCAAGGACTTCGTCGTCGATCCCTACCAGATCGCCGAGGCGCGCTGGCTGGGGGCCGACGCGGTGCTGCTCATCGTGGCCGCGCTCGCCCAGAGCCAGCTCGAGGAGCTGCAGGCCGCCGCGCGCTCTCTCGAGATGGCCGCCCTGGTGGAGGTGCACGACGAGGCCGAGCTCGACCGCGCGCTGGCCGCCGGCGCCGATCTGGTGGGCATCAACAACCGCGATCTCAACACGCTGAGCACCGACCTCGCCGTGACCGAGCGCCTGGCGCCGCGGATTCCCGCGGGCGTCGTGCGCATCAGCGAGTCGGGCGTGGAGCACCACGCGGACCTGCGCCGCCTCGCGCCCCTCGTGGACGGCTTCCTCGTCGGCAGCAGCATCCTGGCCGCGCGGGACATGGCGGCGCAGGTGAAGCAGCTCGTCTACGGGCGGGTGAAGATCTGCGGCATCACCCGGCGCGCCGACGCGCAGGCCGCCCTCGACGCCGGCGCGAGCTGGCTGGGCTTCATCTTCCACGCGGCGAGCCCGCGCGTGGTGGATCCCGAGGCGCTGGAGGACATCGTCCGCGGCCTGCCGGGCACCAAGGTCGGCGTCTTCGTCGACCACCCGCTGGACGCGATCGTCGCCCTCGCCCGCCGCGGCTGCCTGCACGGCCTGCAACTGCACGGCGGCTACGGCGAGCCGGACATCCTCTGGCTCAAGGGGCGCCTGCCCGAGGTGTTCGTCGTGCGCGCGCTGCCCGTGGGGGACGGTCCCGTCGTCCTGCCGGAGAGCGCGGCCGACTACCTGCTGCTGGACAGCAAGGCGCCCGGCCTGCACGGCGGCACCGGGCGGCGCTTCGACTACCGCCTGCTGGAGCCCTTGCTCGCGGATCCGGCCGCGCGCTTTCACGAGCGCGTGATCCTGGCCGGCGGCCTGAACCCGGACAACGTGGCCGAGGCCGCGGCGCTGGAGCCCTTCGCGCTGGACCTATCGAGCGGGGTGGAGTCGTCGCCGGGGGAGAAGGACCGCGAGAAGCTGCGCGCGCTGTTCGACGCGCTGCGCGAGGGGGCGCTGCGCTAG
- the ybgF gene encoding tol-pal system protein YbgF — MRSRAGARIARAGAASLLLAAALAASGCIPWMDRTERKLDETVQETRILRTQQNALADEVAQIRRLLESEGLVDDENRAELLTRLRDLERAVATLNARNQEQEDLLRRVSASLDQLTRQTRPFEAPSTETAPPLSAAPPTETTPPPAQTTADSTPKPAATAVDSVPAAVDSLPPAGVVSTTRDSIVPAGASPDTTAGAAAAGDSAVFADDDGSPEMVVYDAARADFARGNYGLAEQGFLELMRRFPNSQLADNAGYWLGESLYAEGKFDDALARFEDVLAHYPNGDALPAAQLKAGYCQLELGNTEAAIAAFKRVTLHYPDSSEAANAQHRLTAMGNRP; from the coding sequence TTGCGATCCCGTGCCGGTGCGCGCATTGCGCGCGCCGGCGCGGCGTCGCTGCTCCTGGCCGCCGCGCTGGCCGCCAGCGGCTGCATCCCCTGGATGGACCGCACCGAGCGCAAGCTCGACGAGACCGTCCAGGAAACCCGCATCCTCCGCACGCAGCAGAACGCGCTGGCCGACGAGGTCGCCCAGATCCGCCGGCTGCTCGAGAGCGAAGGCCTCGTCGACGACGAGAACCGCGCCGAGCTGCTCACCCGCCTGCGCGACCTCGAGCGCGCGGTGGCCACGCTCAACGCGCGCAACCAGGAGCAGGAAGACCTGCTGCGGCGCGTGAGCGCGAGCCTCGACCAGCTCACGCGGCAGACGCGTCCCTTCGAGGCGCCCTCCACGGAGACCGCGCCCCCGCTGAGCGCCGCGCCGCCCACGGAGACCACGCCCCCGCCGGCGCAGACGACCGCCGACAGCACGCCGAAGCCGGCGGCGACCGCGGTGGACTCCGTCCCCGCCGCGGTCGACAGCCTGCCGCCCGCCGGCGTCGTGAGCACCACCCGCGACAGCATCGTCCCGGCCGGCGCATCCCCCGACACCACGGCCGGCGCCGCCGCGGCCGGTGACAGCGCGGTCTTCGCGGACGACGACGGCTCGCCCGAGATGGTGGTCTACGACGCGGCGCGCGCCGACTTCGCGCGCGGCAACTACGGACTCGCCGAGCAGGGTTTCCTCGAGCTCATGCGCCGCTTCCCCAACAGCCAGCTCGCGGACAACGCCGGCTACTGGCTGGGCGAGTCGCTCTACGCGGAAGGCAAGTTCGACGACGCCCTGGCGCGCTTCGAGGACGTCCTCGCCCACTACCCCAACGGCGACGCCCTCCCGGCCGCGCAGCTCAAGGCGGGCTACTGTCAGCTCGAGCTGGGCAACACCGAGGCGGCGATCGCCGCCTTCAAGCGCGTGACGCTGCACTACCCCGACAGCAGCGAAGCCGCCAACGCGCAGCACCGCCTCACGGCCATGGGGAACCGTCCCTAG
- the pal gene encoding peptidoglycan-associated lipoprotein Pal → MTIAAMAAMTLLLMMNLGGCGKKQQEAEIKTAPEQPVMEEPVKVTPPAEIPVKQEEAIPTDMTQIGAELKAVYFDFDKYELKPTAREALNANGRLMKDHPDLRIIIEGHCDERGTVQYNLALGEKRAQAAKSYLVDLGVAASRMEVVSYGKERPFAMGHNEAAWAQNRRAQFVARPSGK, encoded by the coding sequence ATGACGATCGCCGCCATGGCGGCCATGACCCTGCTGCTGATGATGAACCTGGGCGGCTGCGGGAAGAAGCAGCAGGAGGCCGAGATCAAGACCGCGCCCGAGCAGCCCGTCATGGAAGAGCCGGTGAAGGTGACGCCGCCCGCGGAGATCCCGGTGAAGCAGGAGGAGGCCATCCCCACCGACATGACTCAGATCGGCGCGGAGCTGAAGGCCGTCTACTTCGACTTCGACAAGTACGAGCTCAAGCCCACCGCGCGCGAGGCGCTGAACGCCAACGGCCGCCTGATGAAGGACCATCCCGACCTGCGGATCATCATCGAGGGCCACTGCGACGAGCGCGGCACCGTGCAGTACAACCTGGCCCTGGGCGAGAAGCGCGCGCAGGCCGCCAAGAGCTACCTGGTGGACCTGGGCGTCGCCGCGAGCCGCATGGAGGTCGTCTCCTACGGCAAGGAGCGCCCCTTCGCCATGGGTCACAACGAGGCGGCGTGGGCGCAGAACCGCCGCGCGCAGTTCGTGGCCCGTCCGTCGGGCAAGTGA
- a CDS encoding PD40 domain-containing protein: MRVRLAHRLLVAFTLLVSTGVCARAQDDNGEIIHLGVERSSVPRVRVRFLPLENAATAPGATDGLVALASRLARDLYYSGLIELVEPLPPGVTSPAPAGRSGEGDSELAAPEYGLTLHLEGAAADNLTWTVRLLEPSGDMRLGLRYSVDLAGIAPSVHHFSDQVVNQLTGEQGIAQTRVLFSRGSGDHRELYVVDYDGENLRQVTRNGSLNLTPRWSPDGKSISYTSYEKGRQRLLLLETATGQSTRVGDFQGLNVGAAWSPTGNELAVTLSRDGNSEIYRIRPDGRVLARATFEPSIECSPAWDPSGQQIAYTSDRTGSPQIYVMDAVGANRRRVTFEGNYNDSAAWSPRADRIAYVSRASGLFTIFTVAPDGSELQRITFPADRDNEDPSWAPDGRHLVVSSNRTGYTTLWIIDVDSGEARALTRGKGIDTGPCWSGPPASAQAASAGDN, from the coding sequence ATGCGCGTTCGGCTTGCCCATCGACTGCTGGTCGCCTTCACGCTGCTCGTGTCGACCGGCGTGTGCGCCCGTGCTCAGGATGACAACGGCGAGATCATCCACCTGGGCGTGGAGCGCAGCTCCGTGCCCCGCGTGCGGGTGCGCTTCCTGCCGCTGGAGAACGCGGCCACGGCGCCGGGCGCCACGGACGGCCTGGTGGCCCTCGCCTCGCGCCTGGCGCGCGATCTCTACTACAGCGGACTGATCGAGCTGGTGGAGCCGCTGCCGCCGGGGGTCACGTCCCCCGCGCCCGCGGGCCGCAGCGGCGAGGGCGACAGCGAGCTCGCGGCCCCCGAGTACGGCCTCACGCTGCACCTGGAGGGCGCCGCGGCCGACAACCTCACCTGGACGGTCCGCCTGCTCGAGCCCAGCGGCGACATGCGCCTCGGCCTGCGCTACTCGGTGGACCTGGCCGGCATCGCGCCGTCCGTGCACCACTTCTCGGACCAGGTGGTGAACCAGCTCACGGGCGAGCAGGGCATCGCGCAGACGCGCGTCCTCTTCAGCCGGGGCAGCGGCGACCACCGCGAGCTCTACGTGGTGGATTACGATGGCGAGAACCTGCGCCAGGTCACCCGCAACGGCAGCCTGAACCTGACGCCGCGCTGGTCGCCCGACGGCAAGTCCATCTCCTACACGTCCTACGAGAAGGGCCGCCAGCGGCTCCTGCTCCTGGAGACGGCCACCGGCCAGAGCACCCGCGTGGGCGACTTCCAGGGACTCAACGTGGGCGCGGCCTGGTCGCCCACGGGCAACGAGCTGGCCGTAACCCTTTCTCGCGACGGGAATTCCGAGATCTACCGGATCCGGCCCGACGGCCGGGTGCTCGCCCGGGCGACCTTCGAACCCAGCATCGAGTGCAGCCCGGCCTGGGACCCCAGCGGCCAGCAGATCGCCTACACCAGCGACCGCACGGGAAGCCCGCAGATCTACGTCATGGACGCGGTGGGCGCAAATCGCCGTCGCGTCACGTTCGAAGGTAACTATAATGACAGCGCGGCCTGGTCGCCCCGCGCGGACCGCATCGCCTACGTGAGCCGGGCGTCGGGGCTGTTCACCATCTTCACCGTGGCGCCGGACGGGAGCGAGTTGCAGCGCATCACGTTCCCCGCTGACCGGGACAACGAGGATCCGTCCTGGGCGCCCGATGGACGACATCTTGTGGTCAGCAGCAACAGGACGGGGTATACCACTCTATGGATCATTGACGTGGACTCAGGAGAGGCCCGCGCACTGACGCGCGGCAAGGGCATCGACACGGGTCCCTGCTGGAGCGGACCGCCGGCATCCGCTCAGGCCGCATCGGCCGGGGACAACTGA
- a CDS encoding TonB family protein has product MKPVHLALSFAGHLLALAALVLLSSALRAPVQPPPPTIRIAFGTLPELRSSSREAQAELPNDIETPPAEETPKEEATKAKPEERPAPKPEEKAPAAEKTAPTPEAPKPKPTEAVKPVTQPADASAPALPAPDTETEESAEASSPAVPGSDLPAAAEPAAPAEGTGEAEAAPRGASVLARGDAGAGDAYLGLVQSKIGRRWQPSAASTGGRPLLETVVAFRIGARGEVIEPTVFQGSGLSVYDREALRAVMESNPLPPPPARFRGQGLNIQFTFTYRR; this is encoded by the coding sequence GTGAAGCCGGTACATCTCGCACTTTCCTTCGCGGGACACCTGCTGGCCCTGGCGGCGCTGGTGCTGCTGTCGTCCGCCCTGCGCGCGCCCGTGCAGCCGCCGCCGCCCACCATCCGCATCGCCTTCGGCACGCTGCCCGAGCTGCGGTCCTCGTCGCGCGAGGCGCAGGCCGAGCTTCCGAACGACATCGAGACGCCGCCGGCCGAGGAGACGCCCAAGGAGGAGGCGACGAAGGCGAAGCCGGAGGAACGTCCGGCGCCCAAGCCCGAGGAGAAGGCGCCCGCGGCGGAGAAGACGGCCCCCACGCCCGAGGCGCCCAAGCCCAAGCCCACCGAGGCCGTGAAGCCCGTGACCCAGCCCGCGGACGCCTCCGCGCCGGCGCTGCCGGCGCCCGACACCGAGACCGAGGAGAGCGCCGAGGCGTCCTCGCCCGCGGTGCCCGGCTCCGACCTGCCCGCGGCGGCCGAGCCCGCGGCGCCCGCCGAGGGCACGGGGGAGGCCGAGGCGGCGCCGCGCGGCGCCAGCGTCCTGGCCCGTGGCGACGCCGGCGCGGGCGACGCCTACCTGGGCCTCGTCCAGAGCAAGATCGGACGGCGCTGGCAGCCGAGCGCGGCGAGCACCGGGGGACGTCCCCTGCTCGAGACGGTGGTGGCCTTCCGCATCGGCGCGCGCGGCGAGGTGATCGAGCCGACGGTCTTCCAGGGCAGCGGGCTCTCCGTCTACGATCGCGAGGCGCTGCGCGCGGTGATGGAGTCCAACCCGCTGCCGCCGCCGCCCGCGCGCTTCCGCGGGCAGGGGCTCAACATCCAGTTCACCTTCACCTACCGGCGCTGA
- a CDS encoding ExbD/TolR family protein produces MGAPGGAASAGRRQYGNLAEINVTPLVDVMLVLLIIFMLTAPFIVGGVDVNLPHTRTTAKASVEGLILTVDKQRRIYVDEDPIPLSQLAEVLREIRPLDDPRPVYLRSDQEVPYGFVVRVMGVVQEAGIEGLSLVVDPTEEN; encoded by the coding sequence ATGGGCGCCCCCGGCGGCGCCGCCTCTGCCGGGCGGCGGCAGTACGGCAACCTGGCCGAGATCAACGTCACCCCGCTGGTGGACGTGATGCTCGTGCTCCTGATCATCTTCATGCTCACGGCGCCCTTCATCGTGGGCGGCGTGGACGTCAACCTGCCCCACACGCGCACCACGGCCAAGGCCAGCGTGGAGGGGCTGATCCTGACCGTGGACAAGCAGCGGCGGATCTACGTGGACGAGGATCCCATCCCCCTCTCCCAGCTCGCCGAGGTGCTGCGCGAGATCCGTCCCCTGGACGACCCGCGGCCGGTCTACCTGCGCAGCGACCAGGAGGTGCCCTACGGCTTCGTCGTGCGGGTGATGGGCGTGGTGCAGGAGGCGGGCATCGAGGGACTCAGCCTCGTGGTGGATCCCACCGAGGAGAACTAG
- a CDS encoding MotA/TolQ/ExbB proton channel family protein: MPPIALGLAGNLGDIAELVAHTTLLGKIVLLILLFMSVFSWALMVERWRRLARAAKINASFWEQFNAGHEDAASLDALMRWSLQHPQSPLAAVFAYFSREFWPGYRARRGDAASLAAHTEVLARGVDRVATAEMGKLERGLSWLATFTSTAPFIGLLGTVYGILTSFLEIGRQGSASLDAVGPGIAESLIATVAGLAVAIPAAVGYNYFVSRLKLQDAELQALGAQLSDVLTADALRGARSEAPRERSLT; the protein is encoded by the coding sequence ATGCCACCTATCGCGCTGGGACTCGCAGGCAACCTGGGCGACATCGCCGAACTGGTCGCGCACACCACGTTGCTCGGCAAGATCGTCCTCCTGATCCTGCTCTTCATGTCGGTCTTCTCCTGGGCGCTGATGGTCGAGCGCTGGCGCCGCCTCGCGCGCGCCGCCAAGATCAACGCCAGCTTCTGGGAGCAGTTCAACGCCGGTCACGAGGACGCGGCCTCGCTCGACGCCCTCATGCGCTGGTCGCTGCAGCACCCCCAGTCGCCCCTGGCGGCCGTCTTCGCCTACTTCAGCCGCGAGTTCTGGCCCGGCTACCGCGCGCGCCGCGGCGACGCCGCCAGCCTGGCCGCCCACACCGAGGTGCTGGCCCGCGGCGTGGACCGCGTCGCCACGGCCGAGATGGGCAAGCTCGAGCGCGGGCTGAGCTGGCTGGCGACGTTCACGTCCACCGCGCCCTTCATCGGCCTGCTGGGCACGGTCTACGGCATCCTCACCAGCTTCCTCGAGATCGGTCGCCAGGGCTCCGCGTCGCTGGACGCCGTCGGCCCCGGCATCGCCGAGTCGCTGATCGCCACGGTGGCGGGCCTGGCCGTCGCGATCCCCGCGGCGGTGGGCTACAACTACTTCGTGAGCCGGCTGAAGCTGCAGGACGCCGAGCTGCAGGCCCTGGGCGCGCAGCTCAGCGACGTCCTCACCGCCGACGCCCTGCGCGGCGCGCGCAGCGAGGCCCCGCGCGAGAGGTCGCTGACATGA
- a CDS encoding class I SAM-dependent methyltransferase, translating to MLLKAFSNLPAPVRKLLRRLTPDRVAHAVFDKHDFELSYQIRWAKRFRERPEVVREYWERYRHLAEIERVCELGEQARILDVGCGVGTVLHLLPGERHGIDPLGDRYREIYDYPDGISVQAAPGEAIPFPDSHFDAVFNSNVLDHVTSPEQVLAEIHRVLRPEGHFVFTVELFPEQQERDPAHPHSLTREDVDSLLADRFEVVFEAESPWIGMGNYLDGQREEAQRRELIRVMQLA from the coding sequence ATGCTTCTCAAAGCCTTCAGCAACCTGCCCGCGCCCGTGCGAAAGCTTCTGCGGCGTCTGACGCCCGACCGCGTCGCCCACGCGGTCTTCGACAAGCACGACTTCGAGCTCTCCTACCAGATCCGCTGGGCGAAGCGCTTTCGGGAGCGGCCGGAGGTCGTGCGGGAGTACTGGGAGCGCTACCGTCACCTGGCGGAGATCGAGCGCGTCTGCGAGCTCGGAGAGCAGGCGCGGATCCTCGATGTCGGCTGCGGCGTCGGCACGGTGCTGCATCTGCTGCCGGGCGAGCGGCATGGCATCGATCCCCTCGGCGACCGCTACCGGGAGATCTACGACTACCCCGACGGGATCTCGGTGCAGGCGGCCCCGGGCGAGGCGATTCCCTTTCCCGACAGCCACTTCGACGCGGTCTTCAACTCCAACGTGCTGGACCACGTCACGTCGCCGGAGCAGGTGCTCGCCGAGATCCACCGGGTCCTGCGGCCGGAGGGGCACTTCGTCTTCACCGTCGAGCTGTTTCCCGAGCAGCAGGAGCGGGATCCCGCCCATCCCCACAGCCTGACGCGCGAGGACGTGGACTCCCTCCTCGCCGACCGCTTCGAGGTCGTCTTCGAAGCCGAGTCGCCCTGGATCGGCATGGGCAACTACCTGGACGGCCAGCGCGAGGAAGCCCAGCGCCGGGAGCTGATCCGCGTGATGCAGCTCGCCTAG